The following are encoded in a window of Saccharothrix longispora genomic DNA:
- a CDS encoding sugar ABC transporter ATP-binding protein, producing MDAERAVPLLEVRDVTKSFGAVAAVRGVSFALFGGEAHALVGENGAGKSTIVKVLAGVHEPDSGELLIDGRELRPAGPAAARDAGIAVIHQEPTLFPDLSVAENIFTGRQPLRRFGRIDRAAVRAESVRLFERLGVRLDPDRPARGLSIADQQLVEIAKALSLDARVLVMDEPTAALSGVEVRRLFAVVRALCARGAAVLFISHRFDEVFELCRRVTVLRDGARVSTDPVAEVTPDVVVRRMVGRDVSTPFPKEDVEPGDVVLEVDGLTRHGVFSDITFSVRAGEVVALAGLVGAGRSEVVRAVFGVDRYDAGEARVSGTTLPVGSPAAAVAAGVALVPEDRRRQGLVMGMSIERNATLTRLRSLARLGLLGGRAERRAAREWTGRLRVKYGRLSDAVGTLSGGNQQKVVLAKWLATGPKVLIVDEPTRGVDVGTKAEVHRLLSRLAAEGVAVLMVSSELPEVLGMADRVLVLHEGRITAELSRGEATEESVVFAATGREAA from the coding sequence ATGGACGCGGAACGCGCGGTTCCCCTGCTGGAGGTGCGTGACGTCACCAAGTCGTTCGGCGCCGTCGCGGCGGTCCGCGGCGTGTCGTTCGCGCTGTTCGGCGGTGAGGCGCACGCGCTCGTCGGGGAGAACGGGGCCGGCAAGTCGACGATCGTGAAGGTGCTCGCGGGCGTGCACGAGCCCGACTCCGGCGAACTCCTGATCGACGGGCGCGAGCTGCGGCCGGCCGGGCCGGCCGCCGCCCGGGACGCGGGCATCGCGGTCATCCACCAGGAGCCGACGCTGTTCCCGGACCTGTCGGTGGCCGAGAACATCTTCACGGGCCGCCAGCCGCTGCGCCGGTTCGGCCGGATCGACCGGGCGGCGGTGCGGGCGGAGTCGGTGCGGCTGTTCGAGCGGCTCGGCGTGCGGCTGGACCCGGACCGGCCCGCGCGCGGCCTGTCGATCGCGGACCAGCAGCTCGTGGAGATCGCCAAGGCGCTGTCGCTGGACGCGCGGGTGCTGGTGATGGACGAGCCGACCGCCGCGCTGTCCGGGGTCGAGGTGCGGCGGCTGTTCGCCGTCGTCCGCGCGCTGTGCGCGCGGGGCGCGGCGGTGCTGTTCATCTCCCACCGGTTCGACGAGGTGTTCGAGCTGTGCCGACGGGTCACCGTCCTGCGGGACGGGGCCCGGGTGTCCACCGACCCGGTCGCGGAGGTGACCCCGGACGTGGTGGTGCGGCGCATGGTCGGTCGCGACGTCTCGACGCCGTTCCCCAAGGAGGACGTCGAGCCCGGTGACGTCGTGCTGGAGGTCGACGGGCTGACCCGGCACGGCGTGTTCTCCGACATCACGTTCTCGGTGCGCGCGGGCGAGGTCGTCGCGCTGGCCGGCTTGGTGGGCGCCGGGCGCAGCGAGGTGGTGCGCGCGGTGTTCGGCGTCGACCGCTACGACGCGGGCGAGGCGCGGGTCTCCGGGACGACGCTGCCGGTCGGCTCCCCCGCCGCCGCGGTCGCGGCGGGCGTCGCGCTGGTCCCCGAGGACCGCCGCCGGCAGGGCTTGGTCATGGGGATGTCGATCGAGCGCAACGCGACGTTGACGCGGCTGCGGTCGTTGGCGCGGCTGGGCCTGCTCGGCGGGCGGGCCGAGCGGCGGGCCGCCCGGGAGTGGACCGGGCGACTGCGGGTGAAGTACGGGCGGCTGTCGGACGCCGTCGGCACGCTGTCGGGCGGCAACCAGCAGAAGGTGGTGCTGGCCAAGTGGCTGGCGACCGGTCCGAAGGTGCTGATCGTCGACGAGCCGACGCGGGGCGTCGACGTCGGCACGAAGGCCGAGGTGCACCGGTTGCTCTCGCGCCTGGCGGCCGAGGGGGTCGCGGTGCTCATGGTGTCGTCCGAGCTGCCCGAGGTGCTCGGCATGGCGGACCGGGTGCTGGTCCTGCACGAGGGGCGGATCACCGCCGAGCTGTCCCGAGGGGAGGCGACCGAGGAGTCGGTCGTGTTCGCGGCCACCGGCCGGGAGGCGGCGTGA
- the rhaS gene encoding rhamnose ABC transporter substrate-binding protein, with protein MSQPKRALRLGMIATAVAAVLVTAACGGTTRGSGEDAPAAGRATGQADPDAPLVEGLDVAFLPKQVNNPYFTVSDNGGKSAVEEFKGSYKEVGPSEASASSQVSYINTLSQQGTDVIVTSANDPNAICGALTSARQAGAKVVTFDSDTKPECRDVFVNQATGEGIAKIQVDLISEQIGGEGKIAILSATPNATNQNAWIELMRAELAKPEHSGIELVTVAYGNDEDQKSFQETQGLLRSYPDLKGIVSPTTVGVAAAARYLSTSEYKGKVALTGLGTPNQMREFVKDGTVRSFALWKPADLGYLAAYAGAALASGRITGAEGEKFEAGRLGEYTVGPDGVVVLGPPTVFDRGNIDEFRF; from the coding sequence ATGTCACAGCCCAAACGCGCCCTGCGCCTCGGCATGATCGCGACCGCGGTGGCGGCCGTGCTGGTCACCGCCGCGTGCGGCGGCACCACCCGGGGCTCCGGCGAGGACGCCCCCGCGGCCGGCCGGGCCACCGGTCAGGCCGACCCGGACGCGCCGCTGGTCGAGGGCCTGGACGTGGCGTTCCTGCCCAAGCAGGTGAACAACCCGTACTTCACCGTCTCCGACAACGGCGGCAAGAGCGCCGTCGAGGAGTTCAAGGGCTCCTACAAGGAGGTCGGCCCGTCCGAGGCGAGCGCCTCGTCGCAGGTCAGCTACATCAACACGCTGTCGCAGCAGGGCACCGACGTCATCGTGACCTCCGCCAACGACCCGAACGCGATCTGCGGCGCGCTCACCAGCGCGCGCCAGGCCGGCGCCAAGGTCGTCACGTTCGACTCGGACACCAAGCCCGAGTGCCGCGACGTGTTCGTCAACCAGGCGACCGGCGAGGGCATCGCGAAGATCCAGGTCGACCTGATCTCCGAGCAGATCGGCGGCGAGGGGAAGATCGCGATCCTGTCGGCGACGCCGAACGCCACCAACCAGAACGCCTGGATCGAGCTGATGCGCGCCGAGCTGGCGAAACCCGAGCACAGCGGGATCGAGCTCGTCACCGTCGCCTACGGCAACGACGAGGACCAGAAGTCGTTCCAGGAGACCCAGGGCCTGCTGCGGTCCTACCCGGACCTCAAGGGCATCGTCTCGCCCACCACGGTCGGCGTGGCCGCCGCGGCGCGCTACCTGTCCACCTCGGAGTACAAGGGCAAGGTCGCGCTGACCGGGCTCGGCACGCCGAACCAGATGCGCGAGTTCGTCAAGGACGGCACGGTGCGGTCCTTCGCCCTGTGGAAGCCCGCGGACCTGGGCTACCTGGCCGCCTACGCGGGCGCGGCGCTCGCGTCCGGGCGGATCACCGGCGCGGAGGGCGAGAAGTTCGAGGCGGGCAGGCTCGGCGAGTACACCGTCGGCCCCGACGGCGTCGTCGTGCTCGGGCCGCCCACGGTGTTCGACCGGGGCAACATCGACGAGTTCCGGTTCTGA
- a CDS encoding L-rhamnose mutarotase, which translates to MHRVCFTLRVDPTRLDEYRARHADVWPEMLVALRDAGWRSYTLHLAEDGLLVGVLETDDLAAAQAAMEATDVNRRWQAGMAEFFPDLADGRADRGLRVLEEVFDLDAQLARHGEATTS; encoded by the coding sequence GTGCACCGCGTGTGCTTCACCCTGCGGGTGGACCCGACGAGGCTGGACGAGTACCGGGCCCGGCACGCCGACGTGTGGCCGGAGATGCTGGTCGCCCTGCGGGACGCGGGGTGGCGGTCCTACACGCTGCACCTGGCCGAGGACGGTCTGCTGGTGGGCGTGCTGGAGACCGACGACCTCGCGGCCGCGCAGGCGGCGATGGAGGCCACCGACGTGAACCGGCGCTGGCAGGCCGGGATGGCCGAGTTCTTCCCGGACCTCGCGGACGGCCGCGCGGACCGCGGGCTGCGGGTGCTGGAGGAGGTGTTCGACCTGGACGCCCAGTTGGCCCGGCACGGCGAGGCGACGACGTCCTGA
- a CDS encoding helix-turn-helix domain-containing protein has product MAVRRTGFVRARKAAGFTQESFAEVMHVDRSTVARWEQGTREPLPYQRPKLAGLLKISMTALDELLHSEKESVAVKQHENSPAVVLPAPRVVHAELLTQYEALTSTYRQIDYQAGSVAVYEQTVSQLDRLAGLADNVPSSHYQRFALVLGDTAQLAAWLAIDHQDYGAARRYASLALSSAQEGEDAQLHAYVLGIMSYIHLHAGRGPDALRLLLAALHLAENPRFSIGQVLHSWLSEAVGEAYALAGDHRAGAAALAEAERLFDGVDRTDVPAWLGFYNGAEHIMRLKGRCLVRLRDGAAAVTALEEAVQALPVHYVRERSGTLIDLAIARLMPSRTGRTSAVEPEVAATAALEAWELAVQTGSGRNQRRVRELLPQLRPYRQLGAVRTLLEVAP; this is encoded by the coding sequence ATGGCAGTACGGCGAACGGGCTTTGTCCGTGCCCGGAAGGCCGCCGGCTTCACCCAGGAGTCGTTCGCGGAGGTGATGCACGTCGACCGCTCCACCGTGGCGCGCTGGGAGCAGGGCACGCGTGAGCCGCTGCCGTACCAGCGTCCGAAGCTGGCAGGGCTGCTGAAGATCTCGATGACCGCGCTGGACGAGCTGCTGCACTCGGAGAAGGAAAGTGTTGCGGTGAAGCAACATGAAAACTCGCCGGCAGTCGTGTTGCCCGCTCCACGGGTGGTCCATGCCGAGCTGCTGACGCAGTACGAAGCGCTGACGAGCACCTACCGTCAAATCGACTACCAGGCCGGCTCGGTAGCGGTGTATGAACAGACCGTCTCCCAGCTCGACCGCCTGGCGGGGTTGGCCGACAACGTGCCGTCATCCCACTACCAGCGGTTCGCCCTGGTGCTCGGTGACACAGCCCAGCTCGCCGCCTGGTTGGCGATCGACCACCAGGACTACGGCGCAGCACGGCGCTATGCCTCGCTGGCTTTGTCCAGCGCACAGGAAGGCGAGGACGCCCAGCTGCACGCCTACGTGCTGGGGATCATGAGCTACATCCACCTGCACGCGGGTCGAGGGCCGGACGCGTTGCGCCTGCTACTGGCAGCGCTGCACCTGGCGGAGAACCCGCGTTTCAGCATCGGCCAAGTCCTCCACTCCTGGCTGTCCGAAGCCGTCGGGGAGGCGTACGCCCTGGCTGGTGACCACCGGGCGGGGGCGGCAGCGCTGGCCGAGGCTGAGCGGTTGTTCGATGGCGTCGACAGGACGGACGTACCAGCGTGGCTCGGCTTCTACAACGGCGCTGAACACATCATGCGGCTGAAGGGTCGTTGTCTCGTCCGGTTGAGAGATGGTGCCGCTGCGGTGACCGCGCTGGAGGAAGCCGTCCAGGCGTTGCCTGTGCACTACGTCCGGGAGCGCTCCGGCACGCTCATCGATTTGGCCATCGCTCGCCTGATGCCGTCGCGCACCGGCCGGACCTCAGCCGTCGAACCCGAGGTTGCCGCCACTGCTGCCCTCGAAGCGTGGGAGCTGGCCGTCCAGACTGGTTCCGGCCGCAACCAACGCCGGGTACGCGAGCTGCTGCCCCAGCTCCGGCCCTATCGGCAACTCGGCGCTGTACGGACGTTGCTTGAGGTGGCCCCGTAG
- a CDS encoding ABC transporter permease — translation MADVPRDDGTRFAHRLWVARESGIVVALALLLLVTVLHNPAFASPQSLRDLLLGAAILVVLAVGQTVVVVSRNIDLSVGAVLGLSAFATGTLLSSAPGTPTALVALVGLGLGALCGVVNGVLVAAARVPALVITLGTLHVFRGVDHRWAGGRQVNAADMPRDFLRLGTSTVLGVPVLAIVAVVVVVVVGYCLRSYRGGRELYAIGSEPAAARLAGIPVGRRVFTAFVVCGALAGLAGVLYAARFGTVDATAGTGIELQVVAAAVVGGVAIFGGSGSVYGAALGALLLTTIGSSLAVLRIDPFWQQAVVGALILAAIGIDRLLALRAADRLRGRSSHGA, via the coding sequence GTGGCGGACGTGCCCCGTGACGACGGCACGCGGTTCGCGCACCGGCTGTGGGTGGCCCGCGAGTCCGGCATCGTCGTGGCGCTCGCGCTGCTGCTCCTGGTCACCGTGCTGCACAACCCGGCCTTCGCGTCGCCGCAGAGCCTGCGGGACCTGCTGCTGGGCGCGGCGATCCTGGTGGTCCTGGCCGTCGGGCAGACCGTGGTGGTCGTGTCCCGCAACATCGACCTGTCGGTCGGCGCGGTGCTGGGGCTGTCCGCGTTCGCCACCGGCACGCTGCTCAGCTCCGCACCCGGCACGCCGACCGCGCTCGTGGCGCTGGTGGGCCTGGGGCTCGGCGCGCTGTGCGGCGTGGTCAACGGCGTGCTGGTGGCCGCCGCGCGGGTGCCCGCCCTGGTGATCACGCTGGGCACCCTCCACGTCTTCCGCGGCGTGGACCACCGGTGGGCCGGGGGACGACAGGTCAACGCCGCCGACATGCCGCGCGACTTCCTGCGCCTGGGCACGTCGACCGTGCTCGGCGTGCCCGTCCTCGCGATCGTCGCGGTGGTCGTGGTGGTGGTCGTCGGGTACTGCCTGCGCTCCTACCGCGGTGGCCGGGAGCTGTACGCGATCGGCTCCGAACCGGCCGCCGCCCGGCTGGCGGGCATCCCGGTGGGGCGGCGGGTGTTCACCGCGTTCGTCGTCTGCGGCGCGCTGGCCGGGCTCGCGGGCGTGCTGTACGCGGCGCGCTTCGGCACCGTCGACGCCACCGCGGGCACCGGGATCGAGCTCCAGGTCGTCGCCGCGGCCGTGGTCGGCGGCGTGGCGATCTTCGGTGGCAGCGGGAGCGTGTACGGGGCCGCGCTCGGCGCGCTGCTGCTCACCACCATCGGCAGCTCGCTGGCGGTGCTGCGGATCGACCCGTTCTGGCAGCAGGCGGTCGTCGGCGCGCTGATCCTCGCCGCCATCGGCATCGACCGGCTGCTCGCGCTGCGCGCGGCGGACCGCTTGCGGGGGAGGTCGTCCCATGGCGCCTGA
- a CDS encoding DMT family transporter translates to MNRRNWLLLGTLSFLWGTAYLVIAVALRDFSPVVVVFGRVLLAAMLLAPLAIRRDVLIPLLKHPWWVLVTVLVQSTAPLLLLTYGQQWLSAGLTGVLIGAQPLFIAALATWFAPDEKPVGVRGTLGLVMGFAGIALLFGVDIGGSSHLLLGGILVTAAALCYAVGSILIHRKLSFAHPLGVATSAMLVSSAATAVPAVLLLPDQMPPFAGVAALVALGVVFTALTLTVFYGLIARAGPSRATLAFYLSPGVTVVLGWLLLDEQVQWSTVVGLAAIVAGSVLAAGRTEASGQEPGAAG, encoded by the coding sequence ATGAACCGCAGGAACTGGCTGCTGCTCGGAACGCTGTCCTTCCTGTGGGGCACGGCCTACCTGGTTATCGCGGTCGCACTGCGCGACTTTTCGCCGGTGGTCGTGGTGTTCGGACGAGTCCTCCTTGCTGCAATGCTTCTCGCACCACTGGCCATCCGGCGCGACGTCTTGATACCACTGCTGAAGCATCCGTGGTGGGTGCTCGTGACTGTACTTGTGCAGTCCACCGCACCTTTGCTGCTTCTCACCTATGGGCAGCAATGGCTGTCCGCTGGTCTCACGGGGGTGCTCATTGGGGCACAACCGCTGTTCATCGCGGCACTCGCTACCTGGTTCGCGCCGGATGAGAAGCCGGTGGGTGTCAGAGGAACCCTCGGGCTGGTTATGGGCTTCGCCGGTATCGCACTGCTGTTCGGGGTGGACATCGGCGGCAGTTCGCACCTGCTGCTCGGCGGTATCTTGGTCACTGCGGCTGCCTTGTGCTATGCCGTCGGTTCCATCTTGATCCACCGCAAGCTGAGCTTTGCCCACCCACTTGGCGTCGCTACTTCGGCCATGCTGGTGAGCAGTGCGGCAACCGCCGTTCCGGCCGTACTGCTGCTGCCTGACCAGATGCCACCGTTTGCCGGTGTGGCAGCCCTGGTAGCGCTCGGCGTGGTGTTCACAGCCCTGACGCTCACCGTCTTCTACGGCCTCATCGCACGAGCTGGACCAAGCAGAGCGACCCTGGCGTTCTACCTGTCGCCTGGTGTAACGGTCGTGCTTGGTTGGTTGCTGCTTGATGAGCAGGTGCAGTGGTCGACGGTGGTTGGACTAGCGGCGATCGTTGCAGGTTCGGTGCTGGCTGCGGGCAGGACAGAGGCCAGTGGGCAGGAGCCAGGCGCAGCCGGGTAG
- a CDS encoding ABC transporter permease, whose product MAPETEGPGTEGPGTTDPRTEGPGTGRRDVLRSVVARWDVLLLVVLAAVSVAAGVLVDGFASGRNSQFLLLDVVAVALIALPLTLVVITGEIDLSVAGTLGLCSAVMGHLWVAGLPLEVVVVLTVLLGAVLGAVNAVFVTGFGLPSLAVTIGTLAAYRGLAFVVLGDQAVADFPAGWTGAASSTVAGGVVPWAVVVTLLLAVVFGVVLHATPFGRSLYAMGDNAEAATFAGLRVARAKSWLFVVSGAVSGLAGVYWTLRFASARADNAAGLELAVVAAVLLGGVSIFGGRGTLLGVLAGVLLLGVVRNALQLADVAADTLDVVTGGLLIASVVVPNAVGLGRARWRRRRRRTA is encoded by the coding sequence ATGGCGCCTGAGACCGAGGGCCCCGGAACCGAGGGCCCCGGAACCACGGACCCCCGAACCGAGGGCCCCGGAACCGGGCGCCGGGACGTGCTGCGGTCCGTCGTGGCCCGCTGGGACGTGCTGCTGCTGGTGGTGCTCGCGGCGGTCTCGGTGGCCGCCGGGGTGCTGGTGGACGGCTTCGCCAGTGGCCGCAACTCCCAGTTCCTGCTGCTCGACGTGGTCGCCGTCGCGCTGATCGCCCTGCCGCTGACGCTCGTCGTGATCACCGGGGAGATCGACCTGTCGGTGGCCGGCACGCTCGGGCTGTGCAGCGCCGTGATGGGGCACCTGTGGGTGGCGGGCCTGCCGCTGGAGGTCGTCGTCGTGCTCACCGTGCTGCTGGGCGCGGTGCTCGGCGCGGTGAACGCCGTCTTCGTCACCGGGTTCGGGCTGCCCTCGCTGGCGGTGACCATCGGCACGCTGGCCGCCTACCGCGGTCTGGCGTTCGTGGTGCTCGGCGACCAGGCCGTGGCGGACTTCCCGGCCGGCTGGACCGGTGCGGCGAGCAGCACGGTCGCGGGCGGCGTCGTGCCGTGGGCGGTGGTGGTGACGCTGCTCTTGGCGGTCGTGTTCGGCGTCGTGCTGCACGCGACCCCGTTCGGCCGGTCCCTGTACGCGATGGGCGACAACGCCGAGGCTGCGACGTTCGCGGGTCTGCGGGTGGCCAGGGCGAAGTCCTGGCTGTTCGTCGTCTCCGGCGCGGTGTCCGGTCTCGCGGGCGTGTACTGGACGCTGCGGTTCGCCAGCGCCCGGGCGGACAACGCCGCAGGTCTGGAGCTGGCGGTGGTCGCCGCCGTCCTGCTCGGCGGTGTGTCGATCTTCGGCGGGCGCGGCACCCTGCTCGGGGTGCTGGCCGGGGTGCTGCTGCTCGGCGTCGTCCGCAACGCCCTCCAGCTCGCCGACGTCGCCGCCGACACGCTCGACGTGGTCACCGGCGGCCTGCTCATCGCCTCGGTCGTGGTGCCCAACGCGGTCGGCCTCGGCCGCGCCCGGTGGCGGCGGCGACGGCGGCGCACGGCCTGA